The Candidatus Phaeomarinobacter ectocarpi genome includes a region encoding these proteins:
- a CDS encoding acetyl-CoA C-acyltransferase, whose product MREAVIVSTARTGLAKSGRGGFNMTHGAAMGGHALKHAIERAKIEPGEVDDVIMGCGTPEGATGQNVGRLAAIWAGCPVTTSGVTVNRFCSSGLQTIAMAAGRIVNDGVDVVAAGGVESISLVQMSGAMNLNNITEEKLMESYPALWMPMIETADIVADRYNVSREAQDEYSLQSQQRTAAAQQAGKFDDEIVPMNTKMKVVDRETKEESIVDYVVDKDECNRPQTTLEGLNGLPPVRGEGNYITAGNASQLSDGASMVVMMERKEAERRGLDIMGAFRGFQVAGCEPDEMGIGPVFAVPKLLDKAGVKKDDIDLWELNEAFASQCLYSRDKLEIDNDKYNVNGGSISIGHPFGMTGARCTGHLMIEGKRRGSKLGVVTMCIGGGMGAAGLFEM is encoded by the coding sequence ATGAGAGAAGCAGTCATCGTTTCCACTGCCCGTACCGGTCTTGCAAAGTCCGGCCGTGGTGGCTTCAACATGACCCACGGCGCAGCCATGGGTGGCCACGCCCTCAAGCACGCCATCGAGCGCGCCAAGATCGAGCCCGGTGAAGTCGACGACGTCATCATGGGTTGCGGCACACCTGAAGGCGCAACAGGCCAGAACGTCGGCCGTCTTGCTGCCATCTGGGCAGGCTGCCCGGTCACCACGTCTGGCGTGACCGTCAACCGTTTCTGCTCTTCCGGTCTGCAGACCATCGCCATGGCCGCTGGCCGTATCGTCAATGACGGTGTGGACGTGGTTGCTGCCGGTGGCGTTGAGTCCATTTCGCTGGTGCAGATGTCCGGCGCAATGAACCTCAACAACATCACCGAAGAAAAGCTGATGGAGAGCTACCCCGCTCTTTGGATGCCGATGATCGAAACTGCTGACATCGTGGCTGACCGCTACAATGTGAGCCGCGAAGCGCAGGACGAGTATTCTCTCCAGTCGCAGCAGCGCACAGCAGCCGCTCAGCAGGCTGGCAAGTTCGACGACGAAATCGTGCCAATGAACACGAAGATGAAAGTCGTCGATCGCGAAACCAAGGAAGAGTCGATTGTTGACTACGTCGTCGACAAGGACGAGTGCAACCGTCCCCAGACCACTCTTGAAGGCCTGAATGGCCTGCCGCCTGTTCGTGGTGAAGGCAACTACATCACAGCCGGTAATGCCTCCCAGCTGTCCGATGGCGCCTCCATGGTCGTCATGATGGAGCGCAAGGAAGCTGAACGTCGTGGCCTCGACATCATGGGTGCCTTCCGCGGCTTCCAGGTTGCTGGCTGCGAGCCGGATGAAATGGGCATTGGCCCCGTTTTCGCTGTGCCCAAGCTCCTCGACAAGGCTGGCGTCAAGAAGGACGACATCGACCTTTGGGAACTCAACGAAGCATTTGCATCCCAGTGCCTCTACAGCCGTGACAAGCTGGAAATCGACAATGACAAGTACAACGTCAATGGCGGTTCCATCTCCATCGGTCACCCCTTCGGCATGACCGGCGCCCGTTGCACCGGCCACCTGATGATCGAAGGCAAGCGCCGCGGCTCCAAGCTCGGCGTCGTGACCATGTGCATCGGCGGCGGCATGGGTGCTGCCGGCCTGTTCGAAATGTAA
- a CDS encoding alpha/beta fold hydrolase, translating to MGPDTIMRIFWIALICLTVALIAAFVSGRFMMAARETVERAEAPLGPDARFVETRSGRIHMLDRGSGPVVLLIHGTGRSIADWQEGLVDLLAETHRVIAMDYYGHGLSDRNHGLSYGHVLWTRQVVDLLDALEIDRVIIVGHSVGGVIVSRVAADYPERVSHVVTIGTGMAMDPVQIVPMIPGAGEIVLGRTEIFGDTFSDAHRQRLAAAYAIKGTRAALLTYIRRQYTIDGVRLLYGVYEEIQAPVLHVSGSEDASIPNEAARRLSERTGGKFVTVEGIGHDVHIEAPEKLAGEIRQFVQENPS from the coding sequence ATGGGACCAGACACAATCATGCGCATTTTCTGGATTGCTTTGATCTGTCTCACGGTCGCCCTGATTGCCGCTTTTGTCAGTGGGCGCTTCATGATGGCGGCGCGTGAAACTGTTGAACGGGCAGAGGCCCCGCTTGGTCCGGACGCTCGCTTTGTCGAAACCCGGTCCGGCCGCATTCATATGCTCGACCGAGGTAGCGGGCCGGTGGTTCTGCTGATCCACGGGACAGGCCGGTCGATTGCCGACTGGCAAGAAGGTTTGGTGGATCTTCTTGCCGAGACCCACCGGGTCATCGCCATGGATTACTACGGCCACGGTTTGTCGGACCGGAACCATGGATTGAGCTATGGTCATGTCCTGTGGACGCGCCAGGTTGTCGACCTGCTGGATGCACTTGAGATTGATCGGGTCATCATCGTCGGCCATTCCGTGGGCGGTGTCATTGTCTCGCGGGTGGCTGCTGATTATCCCGAGCGAGTATCCCACGTGGTAACCATTGGTACCGGCATGGCCATGGACCCTGTGCAGATCGTACCGATGATTCCAGGAGCCGGTGAAATCGTCTTGGGCCGTACAGAGATTTTTGGAGACACATTCTCCGATGCGCACCGTCAGCGCCTCGCGGCTGCCTATGCCATCAAGGGCACGCGCGCCGCGTTGCTGACCTATATTCGCCGCCAATACACCATCGATGGAGTACGCCTGCTCTATGGCGTCTATGAAGAGATACAAGCGCCGGTCCTGCATGTCAGCGGGTCTGAGGACGCATCGATCCCGAACGAAGCTGCACGCCGACTTTCGGAGCGAACCGGAGGGAAGTTTGTGACTGTTGAGGGCATCGGCCACGATGTTCATATCGAAGCACCGGAAAAACTGGCTGGAGAAATTAGACAGTTTGTGCAGGAGAACCCGTCGTGA
- a CDS encoding MaoC/PaaZ C-terminal domain-containing protein: MQTRYFDDFELGEQWPIAETYEMTRDEIVSFAQKWDPQPFHVDEEAGKKSVYGTLTACGTHIQAVVLKLAQALPHETAVIGALGYDEIRFHKPACLDDVLSLTIECIEKRPSSSKPDRGVIKNRHTLVNQTGDTVFSQTTTLLIARKA; this comes from the coding sequence ATGCAAACCCGATACTTCGATGACTTTGAACTGGGCGAACAGTGGCCCATTGCAGAAACCTATGAGATGACCCGCGACGAAATTGTGTCGTTCGCGCAAAAGTGGGACCCGCAGCCCTTTCATGTCGATGAGGAAGCAGGCAAAAAGTCTGTCTACGGAACATTGACGGCCTGCGGCACGCATATCCAAGCTGTGGTGCTCAAGCTTGCCCAGGCGCTGCCCCATGAAACCGCCGTGATCGGGGCGCTTGGGTATGACGAGATCCGTTTCCACAAACCCGCCTGCCTTGATGATGTGCTGTCGCTGACCATCGAGTGCATTGAAAAGCGCCCCTCGTCGTCCAAGCCGGATCGCGGCGTCATCAAGAACCGTCATACGCTTGTCAACCAAACCGGCGACACCGTGTTCTCCCAGACAACAACTCTGCTCATCGCGCGTAAGGCCTGA
- a CDS encoding VOC family protein, with protein sequence MSDLKISAYRVFVPDVTASLPFYRDLLGLPVRAAADDGGFAVLDAGIMLVLEPVGDEPDLTQRFTGVSFEVADMDAAYQELRGKGVEFTDAPHTAEWGGTLAHFKDPGGNTLTIVEYPKH encoded by the coding sequence ATGAGTGACCTCAAGATCAGCGCCTATCGAGTTTTCGTGCCTGACGTGACGGCGTCCCTGCCGTTCTACCGTGACCTGCTGGGTCTCCCCGTGCGCGCTGCCGCTGATGATGGCGGATTTGCCGTGCTCGATGCCGGCATCATGCTGGTGTTGGAGCCTGTCGGGGACGAGCCGGACCTCACACAGAGATTCACCGGTGTATCCTTTGAGGTGGCTGACATGGATGCCGCCTACCAGGAACTGCGTGGCAAAGGCGTCGAGTTTACCGATGCGCCTCACACTGCCGAGTGGGGCGGCACGCTGGCCCATTTCAAGGATCCCGGTGGCAATACGCTGACGATTGTGGAATATCCAAAGCATTAG
- a CDS encoding SDR family NAD(P)-dependent oxidoreductase yields the protein MGRLTGKRAIVTGAGSGIGRAASRRFAEEGATVLAVDLNADAVAETVKGQDRMTAEVGDVSSEDYVSQSVRGFVDANGGIDIVFANAGISGGYVPLHEQTPDYWEDILRINLIGPFLYVKHASPYMIDQHAGSIICTASVAGIRANAGGNPYSASKAGVISLVQTVAYDLAGTGVRINAICPGLIETGMTKPIFDMARGKGSEDRIGQINPLKRAGRPEEISNMALFLASDEASYVNGQAFPVDGGLSGSHPYAMGGGQQRAYKKAQD from the coding sequence ATGGGACGCCTCACAGGAAAACGCGCCATCGTCACCGGAGCAGGGTCAGGCATTGGCCGCGCCGCCTCCCGCCGCTTTGCCGAAGAAGGAGCTACCGTTCTCGCCGTTGATCTCAACGCGGATGCCGTCGCTGAGACCGTCAAAGGCCAGGACCGCATGACAGCGGAAGTCGGCGATGTCTCCAGCGAAGACTATGTGTCCCAGTCCGTGCGCGGCTTTGTGGATGCCAATGGCGGCATCGACATCGTGTTCGCCAATGCCGGCATCTCCGGCGGCTATGTGCCCCTGCACGAACAGACCCCCGACTATTGGGAAGACATTCTGCGGATCAATCTCATCGGCCCGTTCCTTTATGTGAAACACGCCAGCCCCTACATGATCGACCAGCACGCTGGCTCCATTATATGTACCGCATCAGTAGCGGGGATACGCGCCAACGCCGGCGGCAATCCGTATTCAGCGTCCAAGGCGGGCGTCATCTCGCTGGTGCAGACCGTGGCCTATGATCTGGCGGGCACGGGCGTGCGTATCAATGCCATCTGCCCCGGCCTCATTGAGACCGGCATGACCAAACCAATTTTTGATATGGCGCGCGGCAAAGGCTCTGAAGACCGTATCGGTCAGATCAACCCGCTCAAACGCGCCGGCCGCCCCGAAGAGATTTCAAACATGGCCCTGTTCCTTGCCAGTGATGAAGCGTCCTACGTCAACGGCCAGGCATTTCCGGTGGATGGCGGCTTGTCCGGCTCTCATCCCTATGCCATGGGCGGTGGTCAGCAGCGCGCCTACAAGAAAGCACAGGACTAG
- a CDS encoding DUF1475 domain-containing protein, translating into MTGFRILSAILGLAFAGSIIWGFADGRSVVPLLEIMLAEPWGVVTLADLYLGFVLAAGLIIVLEPSRTTGVLWGLSVVILGNVVTAAWIVFRLPGVLARLRP; encoded by the coding sequence ATGACAGGGTTCCGCATCCTTTCAGCCATTCTCGGCCTCGCCTTCGCAGGCTCCATCATTTGGGGCTTTGCGGACGGCAGGTCGGTAGTTCCCTTGCTGGAGATCATGCTCGCCGAACCCTGGGGCGTCGTGACCCTTGCGGATCTCTATCTCGGCTTTGTCCTCGCAGCAGGATTGATCATCGTTCTGGAACCCAGCAGGACAACCGGTGTCCTGTGGGGTCTCAGCGTCGTCATCCTCGGGAATGTCGTCACTGCCGCGTGGATCGTTTTCCGGTTGCCCGGCGTGCTGGCGCGGCTGCGGCCTTAA
- a CDS encoding acyl-CoA dehydrogenase family protein, translating into MDISLSPADETFRQEVRAFLDAELSDELREAGRLTSGIFTDKKWNMLWHKKLYAKGWVAPSWPKEYGGTGWTVTQRHIFSSECARAGAPTLSPLGLQMCGPMLIGHGTQEQKDFYLPRMLSGEDYWCQGYSEPGSGSDLASLKCKAESDGDDYVINGTKIWTTHAHEANRMFCLVRTDSSGKPQTGITFLLIDMDTPGISVEPIITLAGDHEFNQVFFDNVRVPKANRVGAENDGWTVAKYLLEFERGGSYAPRLRVGVERLKSLAANQSNGNGGSVAEDDAFVGKLTAFEVALDAQEMTENRIMAAMSNGQNPGPASSMLKVSGTELRQELDLLAVEAIGNLALPDQMQARQPGSNVEPVGSADVMTKIPAMLNNRAGTIYGGSSEVQRGIVAKMVLGL; encoded by the coding sequence ATGGACATTTCCCTTAGCCCGGCCGACGAAACCTTTCGCCAGGAGGTGCGTGCCTTTCTGGATGCGGAACTCAGCGACGAGCTGCGGGAGGCGGGCCGTCTGACCAGTGGCATCTTCACCGACAAGAAATGGAACATGCTGTGGCACAAGAAGCTCTATGCCAAAGGCTGGGTGGCCCCGAGCTGGCCCAAGGAATATGGCGGCACAGGCTGGACCGTGACGCAGCGGCATATCTTTTCGTCTGAATGCGCGCGCGCCGGAGCCCCCACCCTGTCGCCACTGGGCCTGCAGATGTGCGGGCCGATGCTGATCGGCCATGGCACACAGGAGCAAAAGGATTTTTACCTGCCGCGCATGCTGTCCGGCGAAGATTACTGGTGTCAGGGATATTCCGAACCCGGATCAGGCTCCGATCTCGCGTCGCTCAAATGCAAGGCTGAGAGCGACGGCGACGATTATGTGATCAACGGCACGAAAATCTGGACGACCCATGCCCATGAGGCCAACCGGATGTTCTGCCTTGTACGGACCGACAGCTCGGGCAAGCCACAGACGGGCATTACCTTTTTGCTGATTGATATGGATACGCCGGGTATCTCGGTTGAACCCATCATCACGCTGGCGGGCGACCACGAGTTCAACCAGGTGTTCTTCGACAATGTGCGCGTGCCCAAGGCCAATCGCGTTGGCGCTGAAAATGATGGCTGGACGGTTGCCAAGTATCTTCTGGAGTTCGAGCGCGGCGGCTCTTATGCGCCGCGCCTGCGGGTGGGCGTGGAGCGGCTCAAGTCGCTTGCGGCCAATCAGTCCAATGGCAATGGCGGCAGTGTTGCCGAGGATGATGCCTTTGTGGGCAAGCTGACCGCCTTTGAGGTGGCCCTGGACGCACAGGAAATGACCGAGAACCGCATCATGGCGGCGATGTCGAATGGCCAGAACCCGGGACCGGCCTCCTCCATGCTCAAGGTGTCGGGCACTGAGCTGCGTCAGGAGCTTGATCTGCTGGCGGTTGAGGCGATTGGCAATCTCGCCCTGCCGGACCAGATGCAGGCGCGTCAGCCGGGATCAAATGTCGAACCGGTGGGCAGTGCGGATGTGATGACCAAGATCCCGGCCATGCTCAACAATCGCGCCGGCACGATCTATGGCGGGTCGAGCGAAGTTCAGCGCGGCATCGTGGCGAAGATGGTTCTGGGGCTTTAA
- a CDS encoding SDR family NAD(P)-dependent oxidoreductase, translated as MDLGLKGKKAIVTGGTRGIGRAIAETLAAEGCDVAICARNADQIADAVKEMAAAHGTKVWGAAADISDADSLKGFIGDAAKELGGIDVLVSNASALAIGNTEAAWKSGFDIDIMGAVRSVEAALPELKKSAAANGDAAIIAIGSVSSVSATDASAYGAVKGAMVHLVKGLAKELAGEHVRANVVSPGTVYFEGGVWHMVEENMPDMFKATMARNPMGRMATPQDIANATAFLASPKSSFTTGINMIVDGAITDRVNY; from the coding sequence ATGGATCTGGGTCTCAAAGGCAAGAAGGCCATCGTCACCGGCGGCACACGCGGTATTGGACGGGCCATCGCCGAAACCCTGGCCGCAGAAGGCTGCGACGTGGCCATCTGCGCCCGCAACGCAGACCAGATCGCGGACGCTGTAAAAGAGATGGCAGCCGCCCATGGCACCAAGGTCTGGGGTGCCGCCGCAGACATCTCCGACGCCGACAGCCTCAAGGGCTTCATCGGCGACGCCGCCAAAGAGCTCGGCGGCATTGATGTGCTGGTTTCCAATGCCTCCGCCCTGGCGATCGGCAATACCGAAGCGGCGTGGAAGAGCGGTTTTGACATCGACATCATGGGCGCCGTGCGCTCCGTCGAGGCAGCGCTGCCCGAGTTGAAAAAGTCCGCTGCTGCAAATGGCGACGCCGCCATCATCGCCATTGGGTCTGTCTCGTCTGTGTCAGCCACCGACGCCTCCGCCTATGGTGCCGTGAAGGGAGCCATGGTCCACCTTGTCAAAGGTCTGGCCAAGGAACTGGCCGGCGAACACGTGCGCGCCAACGTCGTGTCGCCAGGCACCGTGTATTTCGAAGGCGGTGTCTGGCACATGGTCGAGGAAAACATGCCCGACATGTTCAAAGCCACCATGGCCCGCAATCCCATGGGCCGGATGGCAACGCCGCAGGACATTGCAAATGCAACAGCGTTCCTCGCCAGTCCCAAATCCTCTTTCACCACCGGCATCAACATGATCGTGGACGGTGCCATCACCGACCGCGTCAACTACTAA
- a CDS encoding Fe2+-dependent dioxygenase gives MIYEFDDILTREELAKVITTVKHGGFHEGAAGAGWQAESVKHNEESDGPVVQEVAKIVGQALARSDKFKALAWPKRLAGFLVSRYKPGMTYGTHVDNALLNNARSDMSFTLFLAEPDTYEGGELVIEQGDGERIIKPPKGHMVLYSTGALHHVAEVTKGERLAVVGWVRSYVRDPGAREMLYDLDCVMQDLRDRPDDRPILDRVAKVRTNLLRLWVDD, from the coding sequence ATGATCTATGAATTCGACGACATTCTGACGCGCGAAGAGCTCGCCAAGGTCATAACCACGGTCAAGCATGGCGGCTTCCACGAGGGAGCCGCCGGCGCTGGCTGGCAGGCTGAATCCGTCAAACACAACGAGGAGTCCGACGGGCCGGTCGTTCAGGAGGTCGCCAAGATTGTCGGACAGGCGCTTGCCCGGTCCGACAAGTTCAAGGCCCTGGCATGGCCCAAGCGTCTCGCCGGTTTTCTGGTCAGCCGCTACAAGCCCGGCATGACCTACGGTACCCATGTGGACAATGCGCTCCTCAACAATGCCCGGTCCGACATGTCCTTCACATTGTTCCTGGCTGAGCCGGACACCTATGAAGGCGGTGAGCTGGTGATTGAGCAGGGCGATGGTGAGCGCATCATCAAACCGCCAAAGGGCCATATGGTTCTGTATTCAACGGGCGCGCTGCATCATGTAGCGGAGGTCACCAAGGGGGAGCGGCTGGCGGTGGTCGGCTGGGTACGCTCCTATGTGCGTGATCCCGGTGCCCGCGAGATGCTCTATGACCTTGATTGCGTGATGCAGGATTTAAGGGATCGCCCGGACGATCGTCCGATCCTCGACCGGGTGGCCAAGGTCCGCACAAACCTGTTGCGCCTGTGGGTGGATGACTAG
- a CDS encoding DUF2336 domain-containing protein: protein MTTPLGFEDVVKLERDNSPLNRESAVTKIGQLMAEGKLQGVEATIAEDVVVRMAEDADMLVRSALARQIALYPLLPTGMAEQMARDVADVSVPVLQHWPDLSDELLISVISEEVEAKQVAIAQRPTVSEQVSGALIDTGNSNVVSVLLENEGARITADALQRALTDHQDHDHIPVLVAKRPDLTAETCLHCVSLVVADQLESDVANEMRRFLVQQEELPAEMASELVAHAREQAVAEMTAGEIDDEKVEEFVGVLHRSGRLTPTMLLRSLCSGDLRFVEMAFARLAKTTQDHVRAAMEPGSGEVFKSIYDSTRLPKSLRPAFGAALAAAAQERMRAGDGQMEPQRYVPTVISSIVGAYGTVAPAELEHVMAELSRELKREKEEALDSRAKMRV from the coding sequence ATGACCACTCCACTTGGTTTCGAAGACGTTGTGAAGCTTGAGCGCGATAACTCGCCGCTCAATCGCGAATCCGCGGTTACCAAGATCGGCCAGCTCATGGCAGAGGGAAAACTGCAAGGCGTTGAAGCCACCATTGCCGAAGACGTAGTGGTTCGCATGGCGGAAGACGCGGACATGCTGGTGCGCTCTGCCCTGGCCCGCCAGATTGCGCTCTATCCGCTGTTGCCCACGGGCATGGCCGAGCAGATGGCGCGCGACGTCGCAGACGTCAGCGTGCCGGTTCTCCAGCACTGGCCGGATCTCTCCGACGAGCTTCTGATTTCCGTGATCTCGGAAGAAGTGGAAGCCAAACAGGTGGCGATTGCCCAACGTCCGACCGTGTCCGAGCAGGTGTCCGGCGCGTTGATTGATACGGGCAACTCGAATGTTGTGAGCGTGCTGCTTGAAAATGAAGGCGCGCGCATCACCGCTGACGCCCTGCAGCGGGCGCTGACGGACCATCAGGACCATGACCATATTCCGGTGCTTGTTGCCAAACGCCCGGACCTGACAGCTGAAACCTGCCTGCACTGCGTGTCGCTTGTGGTTGCCGATCAGCTTGAATCAGATGTGGCCAACGAGATGCGGCGTTTCCTGGTGCAGCAGGAAGAGCTGCCCGCGGAAATGGCGTCTGAGCTTGTGGCCCATGCGCGTGAGCAGGCGGTTGCTGAAATGACCGCCGGTGAAATCGACGATGAGAAGGTCGAAGAATTTGTGGGCGTGCTGCACCGTAGCGGGCGGCTGACGCCGACCATGCTTCTGCGCTCCTTGTGCTCTGGCGATCTTCGGTTTGTGGAAATGGCCTTTGCCCGACTGGCGAAGACGACGCAGGATCATGTCCGCGCGGCCATGGAGCCGGGCAGTGGCGAAGTTTTCAAATCCATTTATGACAGCACGCGCCTGCCCAAGAGCCTGCGGCCTGCCTTCGGTGCTGCCTTGGCGGCGGCGGCCCAGGAACGCATGCGGGCCGGTGACGGACAGATGGAACCGCAGCGCTATGTGCCGACGGTCATCTCCAGCATTGTCGGGGCCTATGGCACGGTGGCGCCGGCGGAGCTGGAGCATGTGATGGCGGAACTCTCCCGCGAGCTCAAACGCGAAAAAGAAGAAGCGCTGGATTCACGCGCTAAGATGCGCGTCTAG
- a CDS encoding NADP-dependent oxidoreductase — protein sequence MRNSNRQWVLRQRPEGDISDGDLELVDAPKPEAGDGEILIRTIYLSLDPTNRIWMSDMDQYMPPVEIGDVMRGGTLGVVEQSNLDGFDVGDIVVPGLGGWQDYTVSDGTGVSKIPAGLGIPLDAFMSVLGATGMTAYFGLLEIGQPKAGETVVVSAAAGAVGSTVGQIAKIKGCRVVGIAGSDEKCKWVVDDLGFDACINYKKENVLEALRRECPNGIDVNFENVGGEILDAVLTLINDNARIPLCGLISTYNAEGDVPGPYMFRNILMKRARVEGFIIIDFLERFAEGQAEMGQWLAEGKLKYRTDIVDGLETAPKALDRLFTGENIGKLLVRVSDEPAA from the coding sequence ATGCGTAATTCAAATCGGCAGTGGGTGTTGCGGCAGCGGCCTGAAGGCGACATTTCGGATGGCGATCTGGAACTGGTGGATGCGCCAAAGCCCGAAGCGGGTGACGGCGAAATTCTGATCCGTACGATTTATCTGTCGCTGGATCCCACCAACCGCATCTGGATGAGCGACATGGACCAGTACATGCCGCCGGTGGAGATCGGCGATGTGATGCGCGGTGGCACCCTGGGCGTCGTGGAGCAGTCCAACCTGGATGGGTTTGACGTGGGCGACATCGTGGTGCCGGGCCTTGGCGGCTGGCAGGACTACACGGTGTCGGACGGCACGGGCGTGTCCAAGATACCGGCCGGGCTTGGCATTCCGCTGGACGCGTTCATGAGTGTGCTCGGCGCGACGGGGATGACGGCCTATTTCGGGCTGCTGGAAATCGGCCAGCCCAAGGCGGGTGAAACGGTCGTGGTGTCTGCGGCGGCGGGCGCTGTTGGCTCGACGGTGGGGCAGATTGCCAAGATCAAGGGCTGCCGTGTTGTGGGCATCGCCGGGTCGGATGAAAAATGCAAGTGGGTTGTGGATGATCTGGGGTTTGATGCCTGCATCAACTACAAAAAGGAAAACGTGCTCGAGGCTCTCAGGCGCGAGTGCCCCAACGGCATTGACGTCAACTTTGAAAATGTCGGGGGCGAAATCCTCGATGCCGTCCTTACCCTGATCAATGACAATGCACGCATTCCGCTGTGTGGTCTCATCTCTACCTACAACGCAGAAGGAGATGTGCCGGGGCCTTACATGTTCCGCAACATCCTGATGAAGCGGGCCCGGGTGGAAGGGTTCATCATCATTGATTTTCTCGAGCGCTTTGCTGAAGGCCAGGCTGAAATGGGCCAGTGGCTGGCGGAGGGCAAACTCAAATACCGCACGGACATCGTGGACGGGCTGGAGACTGCGCCCAAGGCGCTTGATCGGCTGTTTACCGGGGAAAATATCGGCAAATTGCTGGTGCGGGTGTCGGACGAACCGGCCGCCTGA